The following coding sequences are from one Lolium rigidum isolate FL_2022 chromosome 6, APGP_CSIRO_Lrig_0.1, whole genome shotgun sequence window:
- the LOC124664959 gene encoding cyclin-A3-2-like — MRYLEKLRRPTDYMPTTGEVSPSWRAILVDWLVEVADEFNFPADTLHLAVSYVDRFLSIGAIVTRELQLLGAASMFLAAKYESDEYAHKAKDYSYISNNLYTEEQVVKMEADILNKLKFEMGSPTARTFLRRYLTICTRGDVKKIEFLCSYLADLSLLDYDCTKFKPSVVAAACLFVARFTINPNSCPWNLVLQRRVGYKVSDLRCCILKIHRLQSIGTYPFLKETAVKDKYSHSELECVSAMDSPREIPEYFLKDIEDHKNTYSEKRKHCRHI, encoded by the coding sequence ATGCGGTACctagagaagttgaggaggccgACGGACTATATGCCGACGACGGGGGAAGTTAGCCCCTCTTGGAGAGCCATCCTAGTGGACTGGCTCGTGGAAGTGGCCGATGAATTCAATTTTCCGGCCGACACGCTTCACCTTGCGGTCTCATATGTGGACCGCTTCCTCTCGATTGGTGCCATTGTAACGAGGGAGCTGCAGTTACTGGGTGCGGCTTCAATGTTTCTTGCTGCGAAATACGAAAGCGATGAATATGCACATAAGGCGAAAGATTACAGTTACATTAGTAACAACTTATACACCGAGGAGCAGGTGGTGAAGATGGAGGCTGACATACTGAATAAGCTCAAGTTTGAGATGGGGAGCCCCACTGCAAGAACTTTTCTGCGGAGATACCTAACTATTTGCACGCGGGGCGATGTAAAAAAGATAGAGTTCCTGTGTAGCTACCTTGCGGACTTGAGCTTGCTGGACTATGACTGCACAAAGTTCAAGCCATCGGTTGTTGCTGCCGCCTGCCTTTTTGTGGCCAGGTTCACAATCAACCCAAATAGCTGTCCTTGGAACCTGGTGCTGCAAAGAAGAGTGGGCTACAAGGTCTCTGATCTCAGGTGTTGCATCTTGAAGATACACCGTTTGCAGTCCATCGGAACGTATCCATTCCTGAAAGAAACAGCCGTCAAAGACAAATATAGTCACAGCGAGCTTGAGTGTGTGTCAGCAATGGATTCACCACGAGAAATCCCAGAGTACTTCCTCAAAGACATCGAAGACCACAAAAATACATACAGTGAAAAGCGGAAGCACTGTCGCCACATTTAG
- the LOC124664960 gene encoding cyclin-A3-2-like, with the protein MGCVAGRARLLPVDSEPAVARAAIAPYIEDIDSYMRYLEKLRRPTDYMSRTGQVQPSWRAILVDWLVEVADEFNFPADTLHLAVSYVDRFLSVGAIVTRELQLLGATSMFLAAKYESDECTHKAKDYCYVTDNSYTEQQVVKMEAHILHLLNFEMGSPTARTFLRRYVTICPRGDVRKLEFLCSYLADLSLLEYDCTKFRPSVVAAACLFVARFTINPDSRPWNLVLQRRVGYKVSDLRSCILKIHRLQSIGSYPGIKETAIKDKYSHCELECVSAMGSPCEIPEYYFKDIKDHKNTASEKWKRSRHI; encoded by the coding sequence atGGGCTGCGTGGCCGGCCGTGCCCGCCTGCTACCCGTGGACTCGGAGCCGGCCGTGGCCCGGGCAGCTATCGCGCCGTACATCGAGGACATCGACAGCTACATGCGGTACctagagaagttgaggaggccgACGGACTATATGTCCAGAACGGGGCAAGTTCAGCCCTCTTGGAGAGCCATCCTAGTGGACTGGCTCGTGGAAGTGGCCGATGAATTCAATTTTCCGGCCGACACGCTTCACCTCGCTGTTTCATATGTGGACCGCTTCCTCTCGGTGGGCGCCATTGTCACGAGGGAGCTGCAGCTACTGGGTGCAACTTCAATGTTTCTTGCTGCGAAATATGAAAGCGATGAATGTACACATAAGGCCAAAGATTACTGTTACGTTACTGACAACTCATACACCGAGCAGCAGGTGGTCAAGATGGAGGCTCACATACTGCATCTGCTTAATTTTGAGATGGGGAGCCCCACCGCAAGAACTTTCCTGCGGAGATACGTAACTATTTGCCCTCGAGGCGATGTAAGAAAGCTAGAGTTCCTGTGTAGCTACCTTGCGGACCTAAGCTTGCTGGAATATGACTGCACAAAGTTCAGGCCATCAGTTGTTGCTGCTGCCTGCCTTTTTGTGGCCAGGTTCACAATCAACCCAGATAGCCGTCCTTGGAACCTAGTGCTGCAAAGAAGAGTGGGCTACAAGGTCTCTGATCTCAGGAGTTGCATCTTGAAGATACACCGTCTGCAGTCCATCGGATCGTATCCAGGCATCAAAGAAACGGCCATCAAAGACAAGTATAGTCACTGCGAGCTTGAATGTGTGTCAGCAATGGGTTCGCCATGTGAAATCCCAGAGTACTACTTCAAAGACATCAAAGACCATAAAAATACAGCCAGTGAAAAGTGGAAGCGCTCACGTCACATTTAG